In Chloracidobacterium sp., the following are encoded in one genomic region:
- a CDS encoding phage major capsid protein — MPQDRNSIDQVRQQVYGKMQRSDFAFQIREEDVNADSRTVELAFASTKPVDNWYYGAIELRMGKKNVRTQRLDSGAPLLMDHDTRDVVGVIEKYEFNEKEGIARCTVRFGESARAQEVFNDVRTGIRQNVSVGFMIWDLNLKSDKKGAERVYTADDWEPYEVSIVAVPADISVGVGRSIEDEENADRTIRYKLELDTTEVDEALTVLEASQQRAISHQKEDKKMTPEEIAAEEAKNQRAAELLARETVKTEIRETAAALGKPELEHAFHQKRLLDETAGEPTIAEFKAFARKQMPQSTFVPPAPVPTNERTELARSLPQHGAVRGFGGDAEKAFRFGQWFIGVAGKEGAKESARQFCIEKGIVRSFAEGVNETGGFLVPEEFGTDLILLRESYGVFRQNAKIVPMSSSDRTDPRQIGGVTAYFANEESALTESTMAWDQVSLSAKKLIALTRISSELNEDSAISIGDTVANEIAYAFAKKEDECGFIGDGTSTYGGIKGATNRLKDLSGTIANIAGLQVGSGNLYSELALVDFEGVVGHLPQYADSDRAAWFVHRSFYWNVMVKLALAAGGNTASEIEDARNQRFMGYRVVYTQVMPKAEANSQVCALFGDLSKAASLGTRREVTIATSEHSRFANDQIEIKGTQRFDIVVHDIGNASATAASRQEGAIVGLITAAS; from the coding sequence ATGCCTCAAGACCGCAATTCAATCGACCAGGTTCGCCAGCAAGTTTACGGGAAGATGCAGCGCAGCGACTTCGCGTTTCAGATCCGCGAAGAGGATGTGAATGCAGATTCGCGGACGGTCGAGCTTGCGTTTGCTTCGACAAAGCCGGTCGATAACTGGTACTACGGAGCGATCGAACTGCGAATGGGCAAGAAGAATGTCCGCACGCAGCGGCTCGACAGCGGCGCACCGCTGCTGATGGATCACGACACACGCGATGTTGTCGGTGTGATCGAGAAATACGAATTCAACGAAAAAGAAGGCATCGCCCGCTGCACCGTTCGCTTTGGCGAATCGGCACGGGCACAAGAAGTTTTTAACGACGTTCGCACCGGCATCCGCCAAAACGTCTCGGTCGGCTTTATGATCTGGGACCTCAATCTCAAATCGGACAAAAAAGGTGCCGAGCGGGTTTACACCGCTGACGACTGGGAGCCATACGAAGTTTCGATAGTCGCCGTCCCTGCCGACATCAGCGTCGGCGTCGGCCGTTCGATCGAAGATGAAGAGAATGCTGACCGCACGATTCGATACAAGCTTGAGCTGGACACGACCGAGGTCGACGAAGCTCTCACAGTTCTAGAAGCCTCGCAACAGCGGGCAATTTCACACCAAAAGGAAGATAAAAAAATGACACCAGAAGAGATTGCAGCCGAAGAGGCCAAAAATCAACGAGCCGCTGAACTACTTGCCCGTGAAACGGTCAAGACGGAAATTCGCGAGACGGCCGCCGCACTTGGCAAGCCAGAGCTTGAGCACGCGTTTCATCAGAAGCGATTGCTCGATGAGACCGCCGGCGAGCCGACAATCGCTGAATTCAAGGCGTTTGCCCGCAAGCAGATGCCGCAATCGACATTCGTTCCGCCCGCACCGGTTCCGACCAACGAGAGAACCGAGCTGGCACGCAGCCTGCCGCAGCACGGAGCCGTTCGTGGTTTCGGCGGTGATGCTGAAAAGGCGTTTCGCTTTGGACAGTGGTTCATCGGCGTTGCAGGAAAAGAGGGTGCGAAAGAATCCGCCCGCCAATTCTGCATCGAGAAAGGCATCGTCCGATCGTTCGCCGAGGGCGTCAACGAAACAGGCGGCTTTCTCGTTCCAGAGGAATTCGGAACCGATCTCATCCTGCTTCGCGAAAGCTACGGCGTATTTCGCCAGAACGCGAAGATCGTGCCGATGTCATCCAGCGACCGCACTGACCCGCGACAGATCGGCGGCGTGACGGCATATTTTGCCAACGAAGAATCGGCATTGACCGAATCGACGATGGCATGGGATCAGGTCTCGCTTTCGGCCAAGAAGCTGATCGCACTGACCCGCATCTCGAGTGAGCTTAACGAAGACTCGGCGATCAGCATTGGCGACACAGTTGCCAACGAGATCGCATACGCCTTCGCCAAGAAAGAAGACGAGTGCGGATTCATCGGTGACGGAACATCGACCTACGGCGGCATCAAGGGTGCGACTAACAGACTGAAAGACCTTTCGGGAACCATCGCCAACATCGCCGGATTGCAGGTAGGTTCGGGCAACCTTTATAGCGAACTCGCCCTGGTTGATTTCGAAGGCGTCGTCGGACACTTGCCGCAGTACGCGGACAGCGACCGTGCGGCGTGGTTCGTTCATCGCTCGTTCTACTGGAACGTGATGGTCAAGCTCGCACTCGCTGCGGGCGGCAACACGGCTTCCGAGATCGAGGATGCACGCAATCAGCGGTTCATGGGCTATCGCGTGGTTTACACGCAGGTCATGCCAAAGGCCGAGGCAAACAGCCAGGTCTGTGCATTGTTCGGCGACCTGTCGAAAGCCGCAAGCCTCGGCACACGCCGAGAAGTGACGATCGCGACCAGCGAGCATTCACGCTTTGCCAACGACCAGATCGAGATCAAGGGCACGCAGCGATTTGACATCGTTGTTCACGACATCGGAAACGCATCGGCAACCGCCGCATCGCGTCAGGAAGGTGCCATCGTCGGACTTATCACAGCCGCTTCATAG
- a CDS encoding phage portal protein: MNKQKKKKLSVRIWDALFPPKNERAYAAAKRTRLNADWPTTPTGANYEQKVSLSTLIARSRIAARDYLHIASYLQLMRANVIGRKGIQLQSRARKGNGKLNVKLNQHVEEEFWKWGQPETCTLAGNLDWKGVQDLCLTQRERDGAFLIQMIDADNEYGFSLKVWDVTWFDFTYNDTRTDGNRIIMSIEFDARDKPVAYWLTTPTSEMMFTRNRSRTRTRIPAEQMIHGFRILEDASQVHGVPELAPALLPAKNTYSYVESVTMASRVSANQFAILKNTSGDAEAQFTGKETDDGNETNPLIDSSPLAITQMLPGWELQQFKPDHPTQNHPAFKETLDMDVATALRVPYFLLMGNWKAVNFSSSRGGLGEFRERCKSDQEFYANTLCRRVFHAWVFRAWLHGKLDITAAQFNEIQNPAWQPRGFAYVDPTKDAQTDVLRLQNRLTTPSRVHAEGGEDYADFLKQWAADKELAQEVTGTDIDELYAPKQTSEAPAEKPKESDDDDTDDDDEEVPPKKRELTNGHDHEFVS, from the coding sequence ATGAATAAACAAAAGAAAAAGAAACTGTCGGTCAGGATTTGGGACGCATTGTTTCCGCCAAAAAACGAACGAGCTTATGCGGCTGCGAAACGCACACGTCTCAACGCCGACTGGCCGACGACGCCGACCGGTGCGAATTACGAGCAAAAGGTTTCGCTATCGACGCTGATCGCCCGCTCGCGCATCGCCGCTCGCGATTATTTGCACATCGCCAGCTATTTGCAGTTGATGCGTGCGAATGTCATTGGACGCAAAGGCATTCAACTGCAATCGCGAGCCCGAAAAGGCAATGGCAAACTCAACGTAAAACTCAATCAGCACGTCGAGGAAGAGTTTTGGAAATGGGGACAGCCGGAAACTTGCACACTCGCCGGAAACCTCGACTGGAAAGGCGTTCAAGACCTATGCCTCACACAGCGCGAACGCGACGGTGCTTTTCTGATCCAGATGATCGATGCCGACAATGAATATGGATTTTCGCTCAAGGTCTGGGATGTGACATGGTTCGATTTCACCTATAATGACACGCGGACGGACGGCAATCGCATCATAATGTCGATCGAATTTGACGCCAGGGACAAACCGGTCGCATATTGGCTGACGACTCCGACGAGCGAGATGATGTTCACGCGGAACCGATCGCGGACACGCACACGAATTCCAGCCGAGCAGATGATCCACGGCTTTCGAATTCTCGAAGACGCTTCGCAAGTGCACGGAGTTCCGGAACTCGCTCCCGCTTTGCTTCCGGCGAAAAACACCTACAGCTATGTTGAAAGCGTGACGATGGCCTCGCGCGTGAGCGCGAATCAATTTGCGATCCTCAAAAATACCTCCGGCGATGCCGAGGCACAATTCACAGGCAAGGAAACTGACGACGGCAACGAGACAAACCCACTGATCGACTCATCGCCGCTTGCGATCACGCAGATGCTACCGGGATGGGAACTGCAGCAATTCAAGCCAGATCATCCGACTCAGAACCATCCAGCATTCAAAGAAACGCTCGACATGGATGTCGCGACCGCTCTTCGAGTGCCGTATTTCTTGCTGATGGGAAACTGGAAGGCTGTCAACTTTTCATCGTCGCGCGGAGGCCTCGGCGAATTTCGCGAACGCTGCAAGAGCGATCAGGAATTTTATGCAAACACATTGTGCCGCCGCGTTTTTCACGCGTGGGTATTTCGAGCATGGCTTCACGGCAAACTCGATATCACGGCCGCTCAATTTAACGAGATCCAAAACCCGGCATGGCAGCCGCGCGGATTTGCCTATGTCGATCCAACGAAGGACGCCCAGACCGACGTGCTTCGTTTGCAAAACCGTCTTACCACGCCGAGCAGGGTTCACGCCGAAGGCGGCGAAGATTATGCAGACTTTCTCAAGCAATGGGCAGCCGATAAAGAACTTGCTCAGGAAGTTACCGGAACTGACATCGATGAGCTTTATGCTCCGAAGCAGACCTCGGAGGCTCCAGCAGAGAAGCCGAAAGAGTCTGACGATGACGATACGGACGATGATGACGAGGAAGTTCCGCCGAAAAAACGCGAGCTAACAAACGGCCACGATCACGAATTTGTTAGCTAG
- a CDS encoding phage terminase large subunit family protein, translating to MTYSSTALKAVQAGIDLAIPDEMTTPEWAETFRFVDRGSRKGKWSNDTLPFLTEIMACADDPFVREIIFQKSSQVGGTEMLNNIIGKRIHLAPTEIIYCAEKEDKAKAWTQESFDSMVRATPELKNAIYQTSQDNNQNVKRFPGGGLYIVWATSPAELSSRPAQVLAFDEKAAYKPTNEGDAVKLGEARTKTYDGEELIIKNSTPRRCDCSKAGETCADISHDFERGDQREFYVPCPHCEEFQTLKFGGKETSFGLKWDKDSPESPYYLCEHCAAMIEEFDREDMLAKGYWRAAKEFNGVASFRINQIYSPFVSWGRMIVDFLESKKSMAKLEVYTNTVLGEVWKPVEQIEYEDLTWNLEEYPAVVPPGVLMLTAGVDVQKDRLECEIVGWGKDHESWSIDYKVFYGSPGIEVTNDDEADEETEALASVWDELAAFLMGSFPGVAGTPAFRIQCVGVDYGYLSTVVAKFCKKYAKKRWFAVKGIGGPVAPLLAKPTVTSRGPKVRLFPVGTNAAKDDIYSAFKVEKPGPGYCHFPDRQPYNEDAHKKQLCSERMVTHIRGGRTYRVYEPVAKGVRNEALDVRVYALAARAIFPPNYEAIARRRLAHGEVVERDETSSQEMLDNSPDEPPTTPTTPTPRVLPFRGSLTKNNPFEGYRP from the coding sequence ATGACCTATTCGTCAACAGCATTAAAGGCCGTACAAGCTGGCATCGATCTTGCGATACCGGACGAGATGACTACGCCTGAGTGGGCTGAGACGTTTCGGTTTGTCGATCGCGGTTCGCGCAAGGGCAAATGGTCGAACGATACTTTGCCGTTTTTGACGGAGATCATGGCTTGTGCGGACGATCCGTTTGTTCGCGAGATCATTTTTCAAAAATCTTCGCAGGTTGGCGGGACCGAGATGCTGAACAATATCATCGGCAAACGCATTCATCTGGCGCCGACCGAGATCATTTACTGTGCCGAAAAAGAAGACAAGGCAAAGGCGTGGACGCAGGAATCGTTCGACTCGATGGTGCGTGCGACGCCGGAACTGAAAAACGCGATTTATCAAACATCTCAAGACAATAATCAGAACGTCAAACGCTTTCCCGGCGGCGGGCTTTACATCGTGTGGGCGACATCGCCGGCCGAGCTGTCGTCGCGTCCCGCTCAGGTGCTTGCGTTTGACGAGAAGGCCGCGTACAAGCCGACGAATGAAGGCGACGCCGTCAAGCTCGGCGAGGCTCGAACAAAGACCTACGACGGCGAAGAACTGATCATTAAAAACTCGACGCCGCGTCGGTGCGATTGTTCGAAGGCGGGCGAAACTTGTGCGGACATCTCGCACGACTTTGAACGCGGCGATCAGCGTGAGTTTTATGTGCCGTGTCCGCATTGCGAAGAGTTTCAGACGCTGAAATTCGGCGGAAAGGAAACGTCCTTCGGGCTGAAATGGGACAAAGACTCGCCGGAATCGCCATATTATCTCTGCGAACACTGTGCCGCGATGATCGAGGAATTTGACCGCGAGGACATGCTGGCGAAAGGTTACTGGCGGGCGGCGAAGGAATTTAACGGCGTCGCATCGTTTCGCATCAATCAGATCTATTCGCCTTTTGTAAGTTGGGGAAGGATGATCGTCGATTTTCTCGAATCGAAAAAGTCGATGGCAAAGCTCGAGGTTTATACAAACACCGTTCTCGGCGAGGTCTGGAAGCCGGTCGAGCAGATCGAGTACGAAGACCTGACCTGGAACCTCGAAGAATATCCGGCCGTCGTGCCGCCCGGCGTTTTGATGTTGACCGCAGGCGTCGATGTGCAGAAAGATCGTCTTGAGTGCGAGATAGTCGGCTGGGGAAAAGATCACGAATCGTGGTCGATAGATTACAAGGTTTTTTACGGCTCGCCGGGCATCGAGGTCACGAACGACGACGAAGCGGACGAAGAAACCGAGGCTCTCGCGAGCGTTTGGGACGAGCTGGCTGCGTTTCTGATGGGATCGTTTCCGGGCGTTGCCGGAACGCCTGCGTTTCGCATCCAGTGCGTCGGCGTCGATTACGGCTACCTTTCGACCGTCGTCGCAAAATTCTGCAAGAAATACGCGAAGAAACGATGGTTTGCAGTGAAAGGCATCGGCGGTCCGGTCGCTCCGCTGCTCGCAAAACCAACGGTCACAAGTCGCGGCCCGAAGGTCAGGCTATTCCCGGTCGGCACGAACGCAGCGAAGGATGATATTTACTCCGCGTTCAAGGTCGAGAAGCCCGGTCCCGGTTACTGTCATTTTCCGGATCGCCAGCCGTACAACGAAGACGCTCACAAAAAGCAGCTCTGCAGCGAGCGGATGGTGACGCACATTCGCGGCGGGCGAACTTATCGAGTCTATGAGCCGGTCGCGAAAGGCGTCCGCAACGAAGCCCTCGACGTCAGGGTTTACGCACTCGCGGCCAGGGCGATCTTTCCGCCGAATTATGAAGCGATCGCCAGGCGAAGGCTGGCTCATGGCGAGGTTGTGGAGCGTGACGAAACGAGTAGTCAAGAAATGCTTGACAACTCCCCGGACGAACCGCCGACAACGCCGACAACGCCAACGCCGAGAGTTTTGCCGTTTCGCGGCAGTTTAACGAAGAACAATCCATTTGAGGGATACAGACCATGA
- a CDS encoding LysM peptidoglycan-binding domain-containing protein, with the protein MGDLSHKNRKSDHNPNAAGVVCAIDIDEDLAPDIHSIKAVVDAICASRDKRVKYIIYEGKITVEGSNLQRWKTYSGVNPHDHHAHISVVSDPTLYDDERDWHISAAVPAGGNPGSLTEKADGESGPTLAADTTISAAKPPIHVVKKGDTLSGLSIEYGLSVAEIKKLNGLKSDLIKVGQKLKIR; encoded by the coding sequence ATCGGCGATCTATCGCACAAAAACCGCAAGAGCGATCACAATCCGAACGCGGCCGGCGTTGTCTGTGCGATCGATATCGACGAAGACCTCGCGCCGGACATTCATTCGATCAAGGCTGTCGTTGACGCGATCTGTGCGAGCCGTGACAAGCGGGTCAAATACATCATTTACGAAGGCAAGATCACGGTTGAAGGTAGTAATTTGCAGCGCTGGAAGACTTACTCCGGCGTTAATCCGCACGATCATCACGCTCATATTTCAGTCGTTTCCGATCCGACACTGTACGACGACGAACGGGACTGGCACATTTCCGCGGCTGTTCCGGCAGGCGGGAACCCGGGCTCGCTGACAGAGAAAGCCGACGGCGAAAGCGGACCCACACTCGCCGCCGACACGACCATCTCTGCCGCAAAGCCGCCGATTCACGTTGTGAAAAAGGGCGACACGCTGTCGGGTTTATCGATCGAATACGGCCTTTCGGTGGCCGAAATTAAGAAGTTGAACGGGCTGAAATCTGACCTGATCAAGGTCGGGCAGAAGCTGAAAATCAGATAG
- a CDS encoding HNH endonuclease → MNKVCTKCKTEQPITAFPKDAHLKSGISSQCRNCHAIRFRKHYLANKEKIDQRSRQWQADHPERVKELQARNYKYQKISEDEWKERKAATRIRTQESTRQNALEWRHRLKNDPIRLSQHREKRRDYINNWRAQIRNIRDIQELKKDIERIKAQGVRLKKAHTKICPILKYDPALYRAAQKEIKRACDDRRDPEKKRQNRVQWKKNNPAAISAQRYRRRTHLKNAIVDLTETQWRAIKAAYRFKCAYCGLKKPLTKDHIVPVKMEGNHTAANIIPACQSCNSSKGARLPKVSYQPHLIR, encoded by the coding sequence ATGAATAAAGTTTGCACCAAATGCAAAACTGAACAGCCGATCACGGCATTCCCGAAGGATGCACATTTGAAATCGGGCATTAGTTCGCAGTGTCGAAACTGTCACGCGATCCGTTTTCGAAAGCACTATCTCGCGAACAAGGAAAAGATCGATCAGCGATCCCGTCAATGGCAGGCGGACCATCCCGAGCGCGTCAAAGAGTTACAAGCGAGAAATTACAAGTATCAGAAAATTTCAGAGGATGAATGGAAAGAGCGAAAGGCTGCGACTCGAATTAGAACCCAAGAAAGCACTAGACAGAACGCCCTCGAATGGCGTCACAGATTAAAAAACGACCCTATTCGCTTATCACAGCACAGAGAAAAACGGAGAGATTACATCAACAACTGGCGAGCCCAAATAAGAAACATCCGTGATATTCAGGAATTAAAAAAGGACATCGAACGTATAAAAGCACAAGGCGTCCGGCTAAAGAAAGCACATACCAAGATTTGCCCAATCCTAAAATACGACCCTGCTCTTTACCGTGCTGCCCAAAAAGAAATAAAACGGGCGTGCGATGACCGGCGAGACCCAGAGAAAAAGCGTCAAAATCGCGTGCAATGGAAAAAGAACAATCCCGCCGCTATTTCCGCTCAACGGTATCGGCGACGGACTCACTTAAAAAACGCCATTGTTGATCTTACTGAAACACAGTGGCGGGCAATTAAAGCCGCCTATCGGTTCAAATGCGCGTATTGTGGATTGAAAAAGCCACTTACAAAAGATCATATCGTTCCCGTGAAAATGGAAGGCAATCATACCGCGGCAAACATCATTCCAGCGTGCCAAAGCTGCAACAGTTCAAAAGGAGCGCGTCTTCCAAAGGTTTCATATCAACCACATCTCATTAGGTAA
- a CDS encoding IS1595 family transposase: protein MKAAVKPKMKRYTVKDFRNQFPTDDACLEYLKDLLYPEGITCKKCEKITKHHKVASRRSYSCQICGHHVHPTAGTIYHKSTTPLTDWFYAVFLMASTRCGISAKQLERELGVTYKTAWRMFKQIRSMLDESDADKLTGKVEVDETYIGGKHIGTNIRGRNTKTKAVVAGAVERDGGKVKTKVIPEEALRPYLILSAILSRLNRPYLPTNGSPTTKSKITATPTTAFITVNGFMCKAKIIQIPLKAFGQSSKVALKAFTGTRAVSIYKAMSMNTRFVTTAETTKRLCFFSFLVRFANPLTSLFLRRPENPLARTFLRRLPRFLGRPD, encoded by the coding sequence ATGAAAGCAGCAGTTAAACCCAAAATGAAGCGATATACGGTCAAAGATTTTCGTAATCAATTTCCGACCGATGATGCCTGTCTCGAATATCTCAAAGATTTGCTATATCCAGAGGGTATCACCTGTAAAAAGTGCGAGAAAATCACCAAGCACCATAAAGTAGCCTCACGCCGAAGCTATTCGTGTCAAATTTGCGGTCATCACGTTCACCCGACCGCCGGAACCATCTATCACAAATCAACAACGCCTTTGACCGATTGGTTTTATGCCGTCTTTCTTATGGCTTCAACACGGTGCGGCATATCAGCTAAACAGCTTGAACGTGAATTAGGCGTTACCTATAAAACCGCTTGGCGTATGTTTAAGCAAATTCGATCTATGCTTGACGAATCCGACGCCGACAAACTGACCGGAAAAGTTGAAGTTGACGAAACATACATAGGCGGTAAGCACATCGGCACAAATATCAGAGGTCGCAACACCAAAACCAAAGCCGTCGTTGCTGGAGCCGTAGAGCGTGACGGTGGCAAAGTCAAAACGAAAGTTATCCCAGAGGAAGCGCTCCGACCTTACTTAATTTTGTCTGCAATTCTATCGAGACTCAATCGACCGTATTTACCGACGAATGGAAGTCCTACAACAAAGTCAAAGATCACGGCTACACCCACCACCGCATTTATCACGGTAAACGGGTTTATGTGCAAGGCGAAAATCATACAAATACCATTGAAGGCTTTTGGTCAATCCTCAAAGGTGGCATTAAAGGCGTTTACAGGCACACGAGCCGTCAGCATCTACAAAGCTATGTCAATGAATACGCGTTTCGTTACAACCGCCGAAACGACGAAACGCCTATGTTTCTTCAGTTTCTTGGTCAGGTTCGCAAATCCGTTGACTAGCCTTTTTTTAAGGCGTCCTGAAAATCCTCTTGCGAGAACATTTCTTCGTCGGCTTCCGAGATTTCTTGGACGGCCTGATTAG
- a CDS encoding RusA family crossover junction endodeoxyribonuclease, with translation MPQPNAVNLVLPTPPALNHLHFSRVVTPKFGGKKAFVQRGLTADGIAYKNDVAKEAKRLGIVPFVGDVGVTIKWFRPRRVGDLDGIFKIVLDSLTGFAYHDDKQIKRLRAERFEDKLNPRVEIEIRAMGLC, from the coding sequence ATGCCGCAGCCTAACGCCGTTAATTTAGTTTTGCCGACGCCGCCGGCTTTGAATCACTTGCATTTTTCGCGGGTGGTGACGCCGAAGTTTGGTGGAAAAAAGGCTTTTGTGCAGCGTGGGCTGACCGCTGACGGCATCGCTTACAAAAACGATGTCGCGAAAGAGGCAAAGCGGCTCGGCATCGTTCCGTTTGTGGGTGATGTGGGCGTGACGATCAAGTGGTTCAGGCCGCGAAGGGTCGGCGATCTCGACGGCATCTTTAAGATCGTGCTCGACAGCCTGACGGGCTTTGCCTACCACGACGACAAGCAGATCAAACGCCTGCGTGCCGAGCGGTTCGAGGACAAACTCAATCCGCGTGTCGAGATCGAGATCAGGGCGATGGGGCTTTGTTAG
- a CDS encoding DUF4406 domain-containing protein, translating into MQIYLAGKITGLDEDVAFRLFESAEAFIVAKGHTPLNPMKLVDQKPGREYFEYLFDALQIMIFQGEGVYFLSNWRDSKGAHIEHALPRSLIFRSITPRPSYPSAATGGRRNKYDGKDL; encoded by the coding sequence ATGCAGATCTATCTGGCGGGCAAGATAACAGGATTAGACGAAGACGTCGCGTTTCGACTATTTGAATCGGCCGAGGCGTTCATTGTCGCAAAAGGACACACGCCGCTTAATCCGATGAAGCTGGTCGATCAGAAGCCAGGGCGTGAGTATTTTGAATATTTGTTCGACGCTTTGCAGATCATGATCTTTCAGGGCGAGGGCGTTTATTTTCTATCGAACTGGCGCGACTCGAAAGGTGCCCACATCGAACACGCTTTGCCGAGATCTTTAATATTCCGATCTATTACGCCGCGTCCGAGCTACCCGTCAGCAGCGACCGGCGGCCGGAGAAATAAATATGATGGCAAAGATTTGTGA